Proteins encoded by one window of Vidua chalybeata isolate OUT-0048 chromosome 15, bVidCha1 merged haplotype, whole genome shotgun sequence:
- the ETF1 gene encoding eukaryotic peptide chain release factor subunit 1, with translation MADDPSAADRNVEIWKIKKLIKSLEAARGNGTSMISLIIPPKDQISRVAKMLADEFGTASNIKSRVNRLSVLGAITSVQQRLKLYNKVPPNGLVVYCGTIVTEEGKEKKVNIDFEPFKPINTSLYLCDNKFHTEALTALLSDDSKFGFIVIDGSGALFGTLQGNTREVLHKFTVDLPKKHGRGGQSALRFARLRMEKRHNYVRKVAETAVQLFISGDKVNVAGLVLAGSADFKTELSQSDMFDQRLQSKVLKLVDISYGGENGFNQAIELSTEVLSNVKFIQEKKLIGRYFDEISQDTGKYCFGVEDTLKALEMGAVEILIVYENLDIMRYVLHCQGTEEEKILYLTPEQEKDKSHFTDKETGQEHELIESMPLLEWFANNYKKFGATLEIVTDKSQEGSQFVKGFGGIGGILRYRVDFQGMEYQGGDDEFFDLDDY, from the exons CGTGG caaTGGTACCAGCATGATCTCATTGATCATTCCCCCCAAAGACCAGATCTCACGAGTGGCAAAAATGTTAGCGGACGAGTTTGGCACTGCCTCCAACATAAAGTCCAGAGTGAATCGCCTTTCAGTGCTGGGAGCCATTACATCTGTACAGCAAAGACTGAAACTCTATAACAAAG TACCTCCAAATGGTCTGGTTGTTTACTGTGGAACAATTGtgacagaagaaggaaaagagaagaaagtcaACATTGACTTTGAACCTTTCAAACCAATCAATACATCATTGTATTTGTGTGACAACAAATTCCACACAGAG GCCCTCACGGCGCTGCTCTCTGATGACAGCAAGTTTGGCTTTATTGTAATAGATGGGAGCGGGGCACTCTTCGGAACTCTCCAAGGAAACACACGGGAAGTGCTGCACAAATTCACTGTGGATCTTCCAAAGAAGCACG gcagaggaggtCAGTCTGCCCTGCGCTTTGCCCGCCTGCGCATGGAGAAGAGGCACAACTACGTGCGCAAGGTGGCCGAGACGGCCGTGCAGCTCTTCATCTCTGGGGACAAGGTCAACGTGGCCGGGCTTGTCCTCGCCGGCTCAGCCGACTTCAAAACTGAGCTGAGTCAATCTGACATGTTTGATCAG CGGTTGCAATCCAAAGTGCTCAAACTAGTTGATATTTCATATGGAGGAGAAAATGGCTTCAATCAAGCAATTGAGTTGTCAACTGAGGTCCTCTCCAATGTGAAATTCATCCAAGAGAAAAAGCTAATAG GACGATACTTCGATGAGATCAGCCAGGACACGGGGAAGTACTGCTTTGGTGTGGAAGATACACtaaaagctttggaaatggGAGCAGTAGAGATCCTGATAGTCTATGAAAACCTGGATATCATGAGATACGTCCTGCACTGCCAAGGCACAGAGG AGGAGAAGATCCTGTATTTGACACCAGAGCAAGAGAAGGATAAATCCCACTTCACAGACAAGGAG ACTGGACAGGAACATGAACTCATAGAAAGTATGCCCCTCCTGGAGTGGTTTGCAAACAACTACAAGAAATTTGGAGCAACATTGGAAATTGTTACAGACAAATCACAAGAAGGATCCCAATTTGTGAAAGGATTTGGAGGAATTGGAG GTATCTTGCGGTACCGGGTGGACTTCCAGGGCATGGAATACCAAGGAGGAGACGATGAATTTTTTGACCTTGATGACTACTAG